From Candidatus Binatia bacterium:
GTACCTTATCTCGAATCTTCGACCGAACTCAGGCAAACGTCAGTAGGAGGCGAAAAGGTAGGAACAAAATGATCGCAGCAGTTTTAACAGTGGAAGGCCTTTTCCATTAATCTACATAACTGACGCGAATTTTTAACCGACGGAGGACACCCATGGAAGCGCATGTCTTCGAGCTATCGACACCGGTTCTGACAGGCGGCAGGAGTCATATGCCGCTTTCCCGGACCGATTTGGTCTCGGTCGGGCTCAATTACTACACGCCTGGACGCAAGAACACTCTTCACACCCATCCCGGAGAGGATCACGCTTTCGTCGTACTGGAGGGAGAGGCGACATTTTACGACAAGAGTGAAAAAGCGACGGTGCTAAAGAAGGGCCAGGGCATTATGCTTCCGGAGGGATGGTATTACCGTTTCGAGAATAGCGGAGACAAAGCCCTCGTCTTGCTGAGATTTTCAGCCCGTAAAGCTAAACCCGCGGTAACCAGGATCGACAGCGCGGGCAGAACTCGAAGCGAAGATTCGACGGAATTCGTGCACGTCGACGGCGATACAGTGGACGGCAAATTTTGGCAACTGGCTTGATTCGCGCTTGGCGCGGCGAGGAGGAATTATGCGACGATTGAGTTGGCTTGTAGTTTTTTTCGGTCTGGTTTTCACCCCCCACGTGCTTCTTGCGCAGACGGTCGCTCCCGATCGGGGCAAGCTTGTCGAAGAGGCCAAAAAGGAAGGCAAGGTCGTCGTTTACGCGGCCTATTCGGCAACCGACGCCAATATTATTAAAGCCGCCTTTGAGAAAAAATATCCTTTCATAAACTTCGAATATTTTCGCGCCGGTAAAGACAAGCTTTTGGCTCGATACTTGACCGAGGTAAAGGCGGGACAATTTCTACCTGATATATATATTTCGAGCATCTTTCCGGTTTCGACGTTGCTCCAACAAGGGCTGCTGGGCAGATATCCTTCACCCGAGCGCGCCGCCTATGCCGATTCGCTGAAGGATAAGAATGGAAATTGGACAGCTATTTACTTAAACGCCATGACGATCGCCTACAACACGCGAATGGTAAAACCGCACGAGGTGCCGAAAAGTTACCAGGATCTTCTTTTCCCCAAATGGAAAGGCAAAATGGGGATGGACCTCAACAAGACCGAATGGTACGTCGCCATGCTCCAGATGATGGGCGAGGAGAAGGGAAAAAAGTACATGGAAACGCTTAGCAAGCAGGACATCCAAGCGCGTGAAGGCAATACGATCACGGGACAGCTTCTCGTCGCGGGCGAGTTTCCGTTGGTCGTCTCTCAGTATCCAACCAGTGTCGAAGAGATGAAGAAAAGAGGCGCACCGATAGAATGGGTTCCTCTTCAGCCTCATTTTGTCTTTCCGATCGTGATGGCTCCGACCGCGAAGCAGCCCCATCCAGCCGGCAGCAAACTTTTCGTCGATTTTATCCTCTCGGAAGAGGGACAAAAAATAATGAAAAGTCTAAGCCGGATCCCAGCGCGCAAAGAAGTACTTCCTGAGCCGCCAAACCTGATCCAAGGCTACAAGCTCCTGGTCGTCAGGCCGACGTCAAGCGAGGACTACAATCGATACAATAACGAGTACCATAAGTATTTCCGCTAGTTCCCAATTCCTAACTTTTCCCCCCCCCGTATCTGAACTTTCTTCCAGTATCGGAACGCGCTAAATTTTTCTGCGTTCTTTCGACTGCCGATTTTTCGACAAATCTCATTGCCTTCGACCGAGAAGTTGTTAAGATGTTGCAGATTTTTCATGTATCGGGAAGACACCATAGCGGCTGTGGCGACGCCACCGGGCGAAGGCGGCGTGGCGATCGTGCGCGTGAGCGGTCCGGATGCCGAGCGAATCGCCGGGGAAATCTTTTGCCGCATCGGCGGCAAAAACGGCGCACTGCGTTCGCATACTTTGCATCACGGCACTATCCATGACGCAAAAACCGGCGCCGTTTTGGACCAAGCGCTTCTCGCCTTGATGCGCAAACCGCACAGCTATACAGGAGAAGACGTCGTC
This genomic window contains:
- a CDS encoding extracellular solute-binding protein; translated protein: MRRLSWLVVFFGLVFTPHVLLAQTVAPDRGKLVEEAKKEGKVVVYAAYSATDANIIKAAFEKKYPFINFEYFRAGKDKLLARYLTEVKAGQFLPDIYISSIFPVSTLLQQGLLGRYPSPERAAYADSLKDKNGNWTAIYLNAMTIAYNTRMVKPHEVPKSYQDLLFPKWKGKMGMDLNKTEWYVAMLQMMGEEKGKKYMETLSKQDIQAREGNTITGQLLVAGEFPLVVSQYPTSVEEMKKRGAPIEWVPLQPHFVFPIVMAPTAKQPHPAGSKLFVDFILSEEGQKIMKSLSRIPARKEVLPEPPNLIQGYKLLVVRPTSSEDYNRYNNEYHKYFR
- a CDS encoding cupin domain-containing protein — protein: MEAHVFELSTPVLTGGRSHMPLSRTDLVSVGLNYYTPGRKNTLHTHPGEDHAFVVLEGEATFYDKSEKATVLKKGQGIMLPEGWYYRFENSGDKALVLLRFSARKAKPAVTRIDSAGRTRSEDSTEFVHVDGDTVDGKFWQLA